One window of the Tachypleus tridentatus isolate NWPU-2018 chromosome 10, ASM421037v1, whole genome shotgun sequence genome contains the following:
- the LOC143228325 gene encoding uncharacterized protein LOC143228325, whose amino-acid sequence MEPDSSGNMPTDYFHSHTTVNPQLSILYGSLFTLLIILIIGSSVYFWWRRRTYQWRRRKRPHAISATSLSKVTLQYITNPNYYSNSPDNLFLRMLQDLEIPGESLTFTKIVGEGCYSKVYKVMVLGDSFSKFHTILAVGSEDTEVLVIWCLSGKPKYIFILPQSEGLAWGIVLILEMKTTKLV is encoded by the exons ATG GAACCTGATAGTTCTGGGAACATGCCCACTGACTACTTCCACTCGCACACGACGGTCAACCCTCAACTATCCATTCTTTATGGAAGTCTTTTTACTCTGTTGATAATACTTATCATTGGAAGCTCAGTGTACTTTTGGTGGAGACGCCGGACGTATCAGTGGAGACGACGAAAACGACCTCACGCCATTTCAGCCACGTCATTGAGTAAGGTCACCCTGCAGTACATTACTAACCCAAACTATTATTCCAACTCTCCAGATAACCTCTTTTTGAGGATGTTACAAGACTTGGAAATTCCTGGAGAAAGCCTCACTTTCACGAAGATAGTTGGAGAAGGTTGTTACAGTAAAGTATACAAAG TAATGGTTTTAGGAGACAGTTTCTCCAAATTCCACACTATTTTAGCTGTAGGTTCTGAAGACACTGAAGTATTAGTTATTTGGTGTTTGTCAGGGaagccaaaatatatttttattctaccaCAATCTGAAGGATTAGCTTGGGGTATCGTTTTGATCCTGGAGATGAAAACTACAAAGTTggtttaa